A stretch of the uncultured Trichococcus sp. genome encodes the following:
- a CDS encoding TIGR01457 family HAD-type hydrolase, which yields MKKYKGYLIDLDGTVYKGAERIPTAEVFVKQLQDKNIPFLFVTNNATKTATEVKENLLNNFQIDVTEDHIYTSAMAALDHLNELNIGQKVLVVGEPSLKQEVQAAGFEMVDEDPDFVLQALDRGVTYQQLEAACLAIQKGATFVATNPDTNLPTERGFIPGAGALTAFLKACTQKEPLIIGKPYPTIMAGAIKRMQLEKEDVIMVGDNYNTDILAGIHYGVDTLMVLTGFSQLVDIEDKDEQPTYIVNDLSEWEV from the coding sequence ATAAAAAAGTATAAAGGATATTTAATCGATCTGGACGGAACCGTGTACAAAGGTGCCGAGCGCATCCCTACGGCGGAAGTTTTCGTCAAACAACTTCAGGATAAAAACATTCCGTTCCTGTTCGTCACGAACAATGCAACCAAGACCGCTACCGAAGTCAAAGAGAATCTACTGAACAATTTCCAGATTGATGTGACAGAAGATCATATCTATACTAGCGCTATGGCGGCATTGGATCACCTGAATGAATTGAACATCGGCCAAAAGGTACTGGTCGTCGGCGAGCCATCCTTGAAGCAGGAAGTGCAAGCTGCCGGCTTCGAGATGGTCGATGAAGATCCTGATTTTGTTCTGCAGGCGTTGGATCGCGGGGTTACGTATCAGCAATTGGAAGCTGCTTGTTTGGCCATCCAAAAAGGGGCGACATTTGTTGCGACGAACCCGGATACCAATTTGCCGACTGAAAGGGGCTTTATTCCGGGAGCCGGTGCGTTGACTGCTTTTCTTAAAGCTTGCACCCAGAAAGAGCCATTGATCATCGGAAAACCGTATCCAACGATCATGGCCGGCGCCATCAAAAGGATGCAGCTGGAGAAAGAAGATGTCATAATGGTTGGGGACAACTACAATACGGATATCCTGGCGGGTATCCATTATGGGGTGGACACGTTGATGGTACTGACAGGATTCTCGCAACTTGTTGACATTGAAGACAAGGATGAGCAACCTACCTACATCGTCAATGATCTGTCCGAGTGGGAAGTATAG
- a CDS encoding TIGR01906 family membrane protein → MGQKLKYFFGYTAIFLLVLSASVAFTINFTPLYSFDIDYLNIEQMTGLSKAVILDNYRILMQYLNFPWITELKMPDFPASESGLFHFHEVKRLFLLDYAILGISAAATVFFLRMVKKEQGYWRMLNPLRLMIAAPLVALAVIFMNFDRLFIAFHGVFFNNDAWIFDARTDPIILALPQDFFMHCFVLVFVMLELVLVLLYLWVRRKVKTT, encoded by the coding sequence ATGGGGCAGAAGTTGAAGTATTTTTTCGGATACACTGCCATTTTTTTGCTGGTATTGAGTGCGAGTGTCGCTTTCACGATCAATTTCACACCGCTCTACAGCTTTGACATCGATTACCTGAATATCGAACAAATGACTGGATTATCAAAAGCGGTCATTCTGGATAATTACCGCATCCTGATGCAGTATCTGAATTTTCCGTGGATAACGGAATTGAAGATGCCTGATTTTCCCGCATCCGAAAGCGGACTTTTCCATTTTCATGAGGTGAAGAGACTGTTTCTGTTGGATTACGCCATATTGGGGATATCTGCTGCCGCAACCGTGTTTTTTTTGCGGATGGTGAAAAAAGAGCAGGGCTATTGGCGCATGCTGAATCCGTTGCGCTTGATGATTGCTGCACCTTTAGTGGCTTTGGCTGTCATATTCATGAACTTTGACCGATTGTTTATCGCGTTCCATGGTGTCTTCTTCAATAATGACGCTTGGATTTTTGATGCCCGGACAGACCCGATCATTCTGGCGTTGCCGCAGGATTTTTTCATGCACTGTTTTGTGCTGGTCTTCGTGATGCTTGAACTAGTGCTTGTGCTACTGTACTTATGGGTGCGCAGGAAAGTGAAAACGACGTAA
- a CDS encoding phosphatidylglycerophosphatase A produces MVKSDSELHARAVALMKERGVSVEDIADLVLHLQKSYVENLTMEECIGNVTAVFLKREVQNAIITGIEIDKLAESGQLSQPLADIILNDEGLYGIDEIMALSIVNVYGSIGFTNYGYIDKVKPGILQKLNDKSDSECHTFLDDIVGAIAAAAASRIAHDNPNKSDIMK; encoded by the coding sequence ATGGTCAAATCAGACAGCGAATTGCATGCAAGAGCGGTGGCTTTGATGAAGGAACGCGGTGTGAGCGTCGAAGATATCGCCGACCTCGTTTTGCATCTCCAAAAATCCTATGTAGAAAATCTGACTATGGAAGAATGCATCGGGAACGTTACGGCTGTATTCCTGAAACGGGAAGTCCAAAACGCAATCATCACCGGTATCGAAATAGATAAACTTGCCGAAAGCGGTCAACTCTCCCAACCGCTTGCGGACATCATCCTGAATGACGAAGGCCTCTACGGCATCGATGAGATTATGGCACTCTCCATAGTCAACGTATACGGTTCTATCGGCTTCACGAACTACGGCTACATCGACAAAGTCAAACCAGGAATCCTTCAGAAACTGAACGACAAATCCGATTCGGAATGCCATACTTTCCTTGATGACATCGTAGGCGCCATCGCCGCAGCAGCCGCCAGCCGCATCGCCCACGACAACCCAAACAAAAGCGACATAATGAAATAG
- a CDS encoding NAD(P)/FAD-dependent oxidoreductase: MFTAFYAGLRQAKVKIIEALPQLGGQPGMLYAEKNIYDIAGYPAISGGNLVTNLKEQMDRFDTKLVFGEEAFELEKNADGIFEIQTTKNRHYSKAVIISAGNGAFRPRKLEIEHADRYENTNLHYFVNNIESFRDKTVAICGGGDSAVDWALTLEPIAKKVYLIHRRPQFRAQEHSVHLLQESSVEIMTPFVPVSVNGNDDFLTSVTLQEARKDNTTELQIDDFLINYGFSSSIGGMKKWGFEVQGNAIVVNSKMETTIPGIYAIGDIGTYSGKVKLIATGFGEAPVAVNNAMVYINPDTRVQPMHSTSLF; this comes from the coding sequence AGCCAAAGTCAAAATCATAGAAGCCCTACCCCAGCTCGGCGGCCAACCCGGCATGCTCTATGCTGAAAAAAACATATACGATATCGCAGGCTACCCCGCTATTTCCGGCGGCAACCTCGTCACGAACCTGAAAGAACAGATGGACCGCTTTGACACGAAGTTGGTATTCGGCGAAGAAGCGTTTGAACTCGAAAAAAACGCGGATGGCATCTTCGAGATCCAAACGACCAAAAACCGCCACTATTCGAAAGCAGTGATCATATCCGCCGGCAACGGCGCTTTCCGCCCAAGGAAACTGGAAATCGAGCACGCAGATAGGTACGAGAACACCAACCTCCACTATTTCGTGAACAATATCGAAAGTTTCCGCGACAAGACGGTTGCCATCTGCGGCGGAGGGGATTCAGCAGTGGACTGGGCCTTGACATTGGAACCAATCGCAAAAAAAGTCTATCTGATCCATCGTCGCCCGCAATTCCGCGCCCAAGAACACAGCGTCCACTTATTGCAAGAGTCATCCGTTGAAATCATGACCCCATTCGTACCAGTAAGCGTCAACGGAAACGATGACTTCTTGACGAGTGTCACGCTTCAGGAAGCCCGCAAGGATAATACGACGGAATTGCAAATAGATGACTTTTTGATCAATTACGGCTTCTCCTCCTCCATCGGGGGTATGAAGAAATGGGGATTCGAGGTCCAAGGAAACGCCATCGTCGTAAACTCGAAGATGGAGACCACCATCCCAGGGATCTATGCCATCGGAGACATCGGAACTTATTCAGGGAAAGTCAAACTGATTGCCACTGGATTCGGCGAAGCTCCTGTAGCCGTCAACAACGCGATGGTGTACATCAACCCAGATACCCGCGTGCAACCTATGCACAGCACAAGTTTATTCTAG